In Homo sapiens chromosome 11, GRCh38.p14 Primary Assembly, one DNA window encodes the following:
- the THY1 gene encoding thy-1 membrane glycoprotein isoform 2 precursor (isoform 2 precursor is encoded by transcript variant 4) → MNLAISIALLLTVDQSLRLDCRHENTSSSPIQYEFSLTRETKKHVLFGTVGVPEHTYRSRTNFTSKYNMKVLYLSAFTSKDEGTYTCALHHSGHSPPISSQNVTVLRDKLVKCEGISLLAQNTSWLLLLLLSLSLLQATDFMSL, encoded by the exons ATGAACCTGGCCATCAGCATCGCTCTCCTGCTAACAG TGGACCAGAGCCTTCGTCTGGACTGCCGCCATGAGAATACCAGCAGTTCACCCATCCAGTACGAGTTCAGCCTGACCCGTGAGACAAAGAAGCACGTGCTCTTTGGCACTGTGGGGGTGCCTGAGCACACATACCGCTCCCGAACCAACTTCACCAGCAAATACAACATGAAGGTCCTCTACTTATCCGCCTTCACTAGCAAGGACGAGGGCACCTACACGTGTGCACTCCACCACTCTGGCCATTCCCCACCCATCTCCTCCCAGAACGTCACAGTGCTCAGAG ACAAACTGGTCAAGTGTGAGGGCATCAGCCTGCTGGCTCAGAACACCTCgtggctgctgctgctcctgctctccctctccctcctccaggccACGGATTTCATGTCCCTGTGA
- the THY1 gene encoding thy-1 membrane glycoprotein isoform 1 preproprotein (isoform 1 preproprotein is encoded by transcript variant 3): MNLAISIALLLTVLQVSRGQKVTSLTACLVDQSLRLDCRHENTSSSPIQYEFSLTRETKKHVLFGTVGVPEHTYRSRTNFTSKYNMKVLYLSAFTSKDEGTYTCALHHSGHSPPISSQNVTVLRDKLVKCEGISLLAQNTSWLLLLLLSLSLLQATDFMSL, encoded by the exons ATGAACCTGGCCATCAGCATCGCTCTCCTGCTAACAG TCTTGCAGGTCTCCCGAGGGCAGAAGGTGACCAGCCTAACGGCCTGCCTAGTGGACCAGAGCCTTCGTCTGGACTGCCGCCATGAGAATACCAGCAGTTCACCCATCCAGTACGAGTTCAGCCTGACCCGTGAGACAAAGAAGCACGTGCTCTTTGGCACTGTGGGGGTGCCTGAGCACACATACCGCTCCCGAACCAACTTCACCAGCAAATACAACATGAAGGTCCTCTACTTATCCGCCTTCACTAGCAAGGACGAGGGCACCTACACGTGTGCACTCCACCACTCTGGCCATTCCCCACCCATCTCCTCCCAGAACGTCACAGTGCTCAGAG ACAAACTGGTCAAGTGTGAGGGCATCAGCCTGCTGGCTCAGAACACCTCgtggctgctgctgctcctgctctccctctccctcctccaggccACGGATTTCATGTCCCTGTGA